In the genome of Streptomyces racemochromogenes, one region contains:
- a CDS encoding terminase large subunit domain-containing protein: MTTTTASETWQPPSEFAEQLLDRYGLTCPPRWGTPRRPEWPSLGPAACRVMQALGFEPMPWQRYVLDVGLEINPATGLFAHREVGLSVPRQQGKTQQILALMTHRIAAWQRQNVVYAAQTRGMARQRWEDEFLVTLEGSSLAPRVRARKSNGNEAILWSRTRSKLGITANTEKAGHGPALDLGVIDEAFAHEDDRLEQAFSPAMLTRAMAQLWWASAGGTEKSVWLNKKRAAGREVIEALWNGGPRPSVAYFEWFAPDDMPRDDPATWAATLPALGHTVTEAVIRSELEKLDPGEFDRAYLNRTRKAAPPSDPNVPKQHWPGLADERSRPGAELALAVEVSQDRTTSTIAMAGIRPDGRVHLEVVDRRAGTDWVVPAVVRLRQLHGPVAVAISASGSPSSSLIDDLVAAGIRTPEGDEKEHPLPGHLVVMRTGDMVEASGQMADAITQGTVRHIDQAPLTAAVNGAMTRSVGDAWVLDRRRSLVDVSPFVATVQARWALLTRGPLVREDYDVLDSIY; encoded by the coding sequence ATGACGACGACGACGGCCTCGGAGACCTGGCAGCCCCCGAGTGAGTTCGCCGAGCAGCTGCTCGACCGGTACGGGCTAACGTGCCCGCCCCGGTGGGGGACACCGCGGCGCCCGGAGTGGCCGAGCCTGGGCCCGGCCGCGTGCCGGGTGATGCAGGCACTCGGGTTCGAGCCGATGCCGTGGCAGCGGTACGTCCTGGACGTCGGCCTGGAGATCAACCCGGCCACGGGGCTGTTCGCCCACAGGGAGGTCGGTCTGTCCGTGCCGCGGCAGCAGGGCAAGACGCAGCAGATCCTCGCGTTGATGACGCACCGCATTGCGGCGTGGCAGCGGCAGAACGTGGTGTACGCGGCGCAGACCCGGGGCATGGCCCGGCAGCGCTGGGAGGACGAGTTCCTCGTCACCCTGGAAGGGTCGTCGCTGGCGCCGCGCGTACGGGCCCGCAAGAGCAACGGCAACGAGGCGATCTTGTGGAGCCGGACCCGCTCGAAGTTGGGCATCACCGCGAATACGGAGAAGGCCGGGCACGGCCCGGCTCTCGACCTCGGCGTCATCGACGAGGCATTCGCTCACGAAGACGATCGGCTGGAGCAGGCTTTCTCCCCCGCGATGCTGACCCGGGCGATGGCCCAGCTGTGGTGGGCGTCTGCCGGCGGCACTGAGAAGAGCGTGTGGCTGAACAAGAAGCGGGCCGCCGGCCGCGAGGTGATCGAGGCCCTGTGGAACGGCGGGCCCCGGCCGAGCGTGGCGTACTTCGAGTGGTTCGCCCCGGACGACATGCCGCGCGACGACCCGGCCACGTGGGCGGCGACGCTGCCCGCGCTCGGCCACACGGTCACCGAGGCCGTGATCCGCTCCGAGCTGGAGAAGCTGGACCCTGGCGAGTTCGACCGCGCGTACCTGAACAGGACACGGAAGGCCGCGCCCCCGAGCGACCCGAACGTCCCCAAGCAGCACTGGCCGGGACTGGCCGACGAGCGGTCCCGGCCCGGTGCTGAACTGGCGCTGGCGGTTGAGGTGTCGCAGGACCGGACCACCTCGACGATCGCGATGGCCGGGATCCGGCCGGACGGGCGCGTGCACCTGGAGGTCGTCGACCGGCGGGCGGGTACGGACTGGGTGGTGCCTGCGGTCGTACGGCTGCGGCAGCTCCACGGCCCGGTGGCCGTGGCCATCTCCGCGTCCGGCTCCCCTTCCTCCTCCCTGATCGACGACCTCGTCGCCGCCGGGATCCGGACGCCCGAGGGCGACGAGAAGGAACACCCGCTGCCGGGCCACCTGGTGGTGATGCGGACCGGGGACATGGTGGAGGCGTCCGGGCAGATGGCGGACGCGATTACGCAGGGCACGGTCCGGCACATTGATCAGGCCCCTCTCACCGCTGCGGTGAACGGGGCGATGACCCGGTCCGTCGGCGATGCCTGGGTCCTGGACCGCCGACGCTCCCTCGTCGACGTGTCCCCCTTCGTCGCCACGGTCCAGGCCCGGTGGGCGCTGCTGACCCGCGGGCCGCTGGTCCGCGAGGACTACGACGTGCTCGATTCGATCTACTGA
- a CDS encoding phage portal protein, which translates to MTHESALRHSAVWACLRLRANLVSTMPVDVYRRIGEMKVEVPKPPVLIAPGGDRVGMMEWLYSTQFDLDRAGNCFGLITARDGLGLPARIELVPLADVTVCQRDGVVTYRIGQQEYAADEVWHERQYTMAGLAVGLSPIAYAAWSIGEYLSVQQFALDWFGNGAVPSAHLKNTAKTISPDQAEETKRRFKAATSSQDLFVTGNDWEYKMIQADAAGADWIEAKRYGIGDIARFFDCPGDLIDAGASGSMTYANITQRNLQFLVMNLGPAIVRREDALSSLTSRPRFVKLNTDALLRMDPQTRAAMLRTQIESRQLAPSEARELEDRQPFTESQLSEFDRLFGTKNPAPTPAASAPTGAST; encoded by the coding sequence GTGACTCACGAGTCCGCGCTGCGGCACAGCGCGGTGTGGGCGTGCCTGCGGCTCCGCGCGAACCTCGTCTCCACGATGCCGGTGGACGTGTACCGCAGGATCGGCGAGATGAAGGTGGAGGTGCCCAAGCCCCCGGTGCTCATCGCCCCGGGCGGGGACCGGGTCGGGATGATGGAGTGGCTGTACTCCACGCAGTTCGACCTCGACCGCGCGGGGAACTGCTTCGGTTTGATCACCGCCCGCGACGGCCTTGGCCTCCCGGCCCGGATCGAGCTGGTCCCGCTCGCGGATGTGACCGTGTGCCAGCGAGACGGCGTGGTCACCTACCGAATCGGGCAGCAGGAGTACGCGGCCGACGAGGTGTGGCACGAGCGGCAGTACACGATGGCCGGCCTGGCGGTGGGTCTCTCTCCGATCGCGTACGCCGCGTGGTCCATCGGCGAGTACCTGTCCGTGCAGCAGTTCGCGTTGGATTGGTTCGGCAACGGTGCCGTGCCCAGTGCCCACCTGAAGAACACGGCGAAGACGATCAGCCCTGACCAGGCCGAGGAGACGAAGCGCCGGTTCAAGGCGGCGACGTCCAGCCAGGACCTGTTCGTCACAGGCAACGACTGGGAGTACAAGATGATCCAGGCCGACGCCGCGGGCGCCGACTGGATCGAGGCGAAGCGGTACGGCATCGGCGACATCGCGAGGTTCTTCGACTGCCCCGGTGACCTGATCGACGCGGGCGCCAGTGGATCGATGACGTACGCCAACATCACCCAACGGAACTTGCAGTTCCTCGTGATGAACCTGGGGCCCGCGATCGTCCGCCGCGAGGACGCACTGTCCTCCCTCACCTCCCGGCCCCGCTTCGTCAAGTTGAACACCGACGCGCTGCTGCGCATGGATCCGCAGACGCGGGCCGCGATGCTGCGCACGCAGATCGAGTCCCGGCAGCTCGCCCCGTCCGAGGCACGCGAGCTGGAGGACCGCCAGCCGTTCACCGAGTCGCAGCTGTCCGAGTTCGACCGGCTGTTCGGCACGAAGAACCCCGCCCCGACCCCGGCGGCGAGCGCACCGACAGGAGCATCGACATGA
- a CDS encoding HK97 family phage prohead protease yields the protein MTDPASLRAQAAAARRSAAGSAEMRVPRDRPESPEVRFTSQLRAKRVMRDEMEWYEVEGYASSFERGYEMWDAFGPYTEVVTKGAADKTLAADPEVVFRFNHGGTPMASTRNGRLQLWADDAGLGQRAWLNPKRADVQLLVQAIEDSDVREQSFMFRITEGTWSPDYTEYRINSFDLERGDVGPVTYGANPHTSVSARSGEFLASIDHLSPLVAREALARLSERADLRTPQPSAPATAPAAAPLAEGRSIAMVRARLLAQLGDD from the coding sequence ATGACAGACCCGGCCAGCCTGCGGGCGCAGGCCGCAGCCGCCCGCCGCTCTGCCGCGGGCTCCGCCGAGATGCGGGTCCCGCGCGACCGGCCCGAGTCGCCGGAGGTGCGATTCACTTCGCAGCTGCGTGCGAAGCGGGTGATGCGCGACGAGATGGAGTGGTACGAGGTCGAGGGCTACGCCTCCAGCTTCGAACGCGGCTACGAGATGTGGGACGCGTTCGGCCCGTACACCGAGGTGGTCACCAAGGGCGCCGCGGACAAGACGCTCGCGGCGGACCCCGAGGTGGTGTTCCGCTTCAACCACGGCGGAACCCCGATGGCCAGCACCCGTAACGGCCGACTCCAGCTGTGGGCTGACGACGCAGGTCTCGGCCAGCGCGCGTGGCTGAACCCCAAGAGGGCCGACGTGCAGCTTCTCGTCCAGGCCATCGAGGACTCCGACGTGCGTGAGCAGTCGTTCATGTTCCGGATCACCGAGGGAACGTGGTCCCCGGACTACACCGAGTACCGCATCAACTCCTTTGATTTGGAGCGCGGCGACGTCGGGCCGGTGACCTACGGCGCGAACCCGCACACCTCGGTGTCGGCACGCTCCGGCGAGTTCCTCGCCTCCATCGACCACCTTTCCCCGCTCGTCGCCCGCGAGGCGCTCGCCCGGCTCTCCGAGCGCGCCGACCTCCGTACCCCGCAGCCCAGCGCGCCCGCGACGGCGCCCGCGGCCGCACCGCTGGCTGAGGGCCGTTCCATCGCCATGGTCCGGGCCCGTCTGCTGGCCCAGCTCGGCGACGACTGA
- a CDS encoding head-tail connector protein, whose amino-acid sequence MANYADLGTLKRQLGLDDTDDSRDALLEQALTAASRSIDRATGRRFWLDGSPVQRVYRPHGRTVIEPDGTALLVDDIGSSTGLLVETGSAAAWSTLTDWEALPDNALAAGRPITGLLRFGSWAVGTNRVRVTARYGWPTVPDEIIQATLIQASRLFKRKDSPEGVTGSAEWGVVRLSRRDPDVWNLVEPYVLPGFG is encoded by the coding sequence GTGGCCAACTACGCCGACCTCGGCACCCTGAAACGGCAGCTCGGCCTCGACGACACCGACGACAGCCGCGACGCTCTGCTGGAGCAGGCACTCACCGCGGCGTCCCGGTCCATCGACCGGGCGACCGGCCGCCGATTCTGGCTCGACGGGTCCCCCGTGCAGCGCGTCTATCGCCCGCATGGCCGGACCGTCATCGAGCCGGACGGCACAGCACTCCTCGTCGACGACATCGGCAGCAGCACGGGCCTCCTCGTCGAGACCGGGTCGGCCGCCGCCTGGTCGACGCTCACGGACTGGGAGGCCCTCCCGGACAACGCGCTCGCCGCCGGGCGCCCGATCACCGGGCTGTTGCGGTTCGGCAGCTGGGCTGTTGGCACCAACCGGGTCCGGGTCACCGCGCGGTACGGCTGGCCGACCGTCCCTGACGAGATCATCCAGGCCACCCTCATCCAGGCGTCCCGCTTGTTCAAACGGAAGGACTCCCCCGAGGGCGTCACCGGATCCGCCGAGTGGGGCGTGGTCAGGCTCAGCCGCAGGGACCCGGACGTCTGGAACCTGGTCGAGCCCTACGTACTGCCCGGATTCGGGTGA
- a CDS encoding phage tail tape measure protein: MASDTSLVFNLIARDRASGVMDKVSEKFTASAAAIGAGVGAALGTGIANAMDVGAANDKLAAQLGVGPAEAADLAKVSASVYANAWGDSTETVNQAIRGVYQNIGDTSKATGGLEAVTTKALALASTFDQEVGGVTAAVGQLMRTGLADSADEAFDIITAGFQSSANKADDLLDTINEYSTQFRRVGLDGQTSIGLISQAMAAGARDADQVADAIGQFGELALAGGKPVEEAFKSIGLNAGTMAKMIGQGGTQAEKALQLTTDALRNTKDHQTQLNAATALFGDPGTVMGKALFALNPATAAAAAGMDHATGATDRLIDTVGDNASSKLEAFKRQALSKLTEVGAGFITFAMAHQTTFQPLAYTLLGLAATVLVVRGAMMVYSTISAVVAGANAIISASAWTVIGNWLRMTAIGLGAYVQIAAGAVASAATTAAAWVGSALTSIGTWVLAVIRAGAVAAMQFLLMAARAVAWAAVMAAQWLIAMGPIGWIIMAVAGLVTLIVMYWDQIKAWTGAAWDWVWQKIQSFVSFVVTLFMNFTLVGLIASHWESIKSTAVAAWDGLVAWIRGIPGMIFNALMNFTPIGLMAQHWQAIKDTVYIKALQMMQFVTTIPGRISGALSGLGGLLVDKGRDLVSGLWRGIQAMGGWLRSTLMSWARNLIPGPIAKALGIASPSKLMADQIGQWIPAGVVVGIEARQGEVDAAMAGLVQPPGSALASAAGQQVAGGGTAPLVRPGFGPQQQVTVRFDFGGAEGDLQRLMRKSVRIVGQGNVQAAFGQ; this comes from the coding sequence GTGGCCTCGGACACCTCGCTCGTCTTCAACCTGATCGCCCGCGACCGGGCGTCCGGCGTCATGGACAAGGTGTCCGAGAAGTTCACCGCGTCGGCGGCCGCGATCGGCGCCGGCGTCGGTGCGGCGCTGGGAACGGGCATCGCCAACGCGATGGACGTGGGCGCAGCCAACGACAAGCTGGCCGCGCAGCTGGGCGTCGGGCCGGCTGAGGCGGCGGACCTGGCGAAGGTGAGCGCGTCGGTGTACGCGAACGCGTGGGGCGACTCCACCGAGACCGTGAACCAGGCGATCCGGGGCGTGTACCAGAACATCGGCGACACCTCGAAGGCCACCGGCGGTCTGGAGGCTGTGACCACCAAGGCGCTCGCGCTCGCCAGCACTTTCGACCAGGAGGTCGGCGGCGTCACGGCTGCGGTGGGGCAGCTCATGCGGACGGGGCTGGCCGACTCGGCCGACGAGGCGTTCGACATCATCACTGCCGGATTCCAGTCCTCGGCGAATAAGGCGGACGACCTTCTCGACACGATCAATGAGTACAGCACGCAGTTTCGTCGGGTCGGCCTCGACGGGCAGACGTCCATCGGGCTGATCTCGCAGGCCATGGCCGCCGGTGCACGCGACGCCGACCAGGTCGCAGACGCAATCGGGCAGTTCGGCGAGCTCGCCCTCGCTGGCGGGAAGCCGGTCGAGGAGGCGTTCAAAAGCATCGGGCTGAACGCCGGGACCATGGCGAAGATGATCGGCCAGGGTGGCACCCAGGCCGAGAAGGCGTTGCAGCTGACCACCGACGCGCTGCGGAACACGAAGGACCACCAGACCCAGCTCAATGCCGCCACGGCGCTGTTCGGCGACCCGGGCACGGTCATGGGGAAAGCCCTGTTCGCGCTAAACCCCGCCACAGCCGCGGCCGCAGCGGGGATGGATCACGCAACTGGTGCCACGGACAGGCTGATCGACACAGTCGGCGACAACGCCTCGTCGAAGCTGGAGGCGTTCAAGCGGCAGGCCCTCAGCAAACTCACAGAGGTGGGCGCCGGGTTCATCACCTTCGCCATGGCGCACCAGACCACGTTCCAACCCCTCGCGTACACCCTGCTCGGGCTCGCAGCCACGGTCCTCGTGGTGCGCGGCGCGATGATGGTCTACTCGACGATCTCGGCCGTGGTGGCCGGCGCGAACGCGATCATTTCGGCCTCCGCGTGGACGGTGATCGGTAACTGGCTGCGGATGACCGCGATCGGTCTCGGCGCGTACGTGCAGATCGCCGCGGGCGCCGTCGCCTCCGCCGCAACCACCGCGGCCGCGTGGGTCGGCTCGGCGCTCACCTCGATCGGCACGTGGGTCCTGGCCGTGATCCGTGCCGGAGCCGTCGCGGCGATGCAGTTCCTGTTGATGGCCGCACGCGCGGTCGCGTGGGCGGCGGTGATGGCCGCGCAGTGGCTGATCGCGATGGGTCCGATCGGCTGGATCATCATGGCCGTGGCCGGCCTGGTCACGCTGATCGTCATGTACTGGGACCAGATCAAGGCATGGACGGGCGCCGCCTGGGACTGGGTGTGGCAGAAGATCCAGAGCTTCGTCAGCTTCGTGGTGACGCTCTTCATGAACTTCACGCTCGTCGGGTTGATCGCGAGCCACTGGGAGTCGATCAAGTCGACGGCCGTGGCCGCGTGGGACGGGCTCGTCGCCTGGATCCGCGGCATCCCCGGGATGATCTTCAACGCGCTGATGAACTTCACCCCGATCGGGCTGATGGCCCAGCACTGGCAGGCCATCAAGGACACCGTGTACATCAAGGCGCTGCAGATGATGCAGTTCGTCACCACCATCCCGGGCAGGATCTCCGGCGCGCTCAGCGGTCTCGGCGGCCTCCTCGTCGACAAGGGCCGAGACCTCGTGAGCGGTCTCTGGCGCGGCATCCAGGCGATGGGCGGCTGGCTGCGCTCCACCCTGATGAGCTGGGCCCGCAACCTCATCCCCGGCCCGATCGCCAAAGCCCTGGGCATTGCCTCCCCGTCCAAGCTGATGGCGGACCAGATCGGCCAGTGGATCCCGGCCGGTGTCGTCGTCGGCATTGAGGCCAGGCAGGGCGAGGTGGACGCGGCGATGGCCGGACTTGTCCAGCCGCCCGGATCAGCGCTCGCCTCAGCGGCCGGGCAGCAGGTGGCCGGCGGCGGCACGGCTCCCCTCGTCCGCCCCGGGTTCGGTCCTCAGCAGCAGGTGACCGTCCGGTTCGACTTCGGGGGCGCCGAGGGCGATCTCCAGCGGCTGATGCGCAAGAGCGTGCGCATCGTCGGACAGGGCAACGTGCAAGCCGCGTTCGGACAGTAA